Within Thermus sp. CCB_US3_UF1, the genomic segment GGTACGGCCTTTCCCCGCTCCCAGGTGAAGAGGGTGTTTGTTTATTGGAAGTAGATCATTTTACCAATGTGGTACCGCGATGGGAACTCTACAGTTGGCTCTTGGTGTACAAGGCCCTCTTCGGGTTCCTGGTGGACCCCACCGTGGAGGTGTTTGACCCCTACGGGATGTTCTACAGCCGCTCTGTGCGGAGCCCAGACGGCCAGGTGCGCATTCCCCTCAACACCGCCGAGGGCCTAGGAACTGGGGTTTCCCGCTTCCTGCGCTCCTTGGGGCATGCGGGTATCCAGCACGTGGCCTTCCGCACGGAGAACTTACTGCGCTTCGCCCAGGCCGCTAGGGCCCGGGGGCTTTCCCCCTTGCGCATCCCCACCGCCTACTACCGGGTGCTGGCGGCCCGGTACGGGCTTCGCCCGGAGGAAGCGGAAACCCTCGAGGCCCACCGCCTCCTCTACGAGCGTTCCCCTAACGGCGCCGAGTTCCTTCACCTCTACACCCCCACCTTCCGGGGGCGGTTCTTCTTTGAGGTGGTGGAGCGTAGGGGGGGCTACGACGCCTACGGGGCCACCAACACGGGAGTCCGCCTTCAGGCCCAGGCTTACGCCCTGGAAGGCTAAGTTGGGGACAGTCCCCTCCATCGGCAAGCCCTAGCCCCAAACTAGGGCAACATGGAGGGTATGCAAGCCTTGGGAAACGTTCTGGGGGATCCCGCCGCCTGGCTCCTCACCCTGGTACGGGTGGGGGTTGTCTACCTGGTCCTGCTCCTGTTCCTGCGCTGGAGCGGCAAGAGGGTGCTGGGGCAGATGACCCCCTTGGACCTCCTCACCCTCCTCCTCCTAGCCAACGCGGTGCAGAACGCCATGGTCGGCCCTGACCAAAGCCTGGTGGGGGGCTTGCTGGGAGCGGGGCTTCTTCTCCTTCTTGACCGCCTTTTCTCCCAGCGCCCCTTGCGCAGGGCCTTCCTGGGGGAACCCACCCTCCTGGTCCACGAGGGAAAACCCCTCTGGGAGAACCTACGCCGGGAAGGGGTAGACCTGGACGAGCTGCAGGCAGCCCTACGGGAACACGGGGTAGCACGCCTGGAGGAGGTCCTCACGGCCGTTTTGGAGGTGGACGGCACCATCAGCGTGGTACCCAGGAACCACCAAACCCCCAAGCGGGTGCGCCACGTGCGCTCCAGCCGCAACCGCTAGCGGTCCCCCCCTAGGCCCAGGGCAGGGGCAAAAAGCTCATTCTTGCGCACAAAGGCCTCCATGAAGCGGCCCAGAATCTCCATCTGGCTGCGGTGGGCCTCCAGGGCCTGGAGCTTGACCCGGGTTTCCTCAGGGGTGAGATCTAGGCGCTGCCAGGCCAGGTGGCGGCCGCGAGGTGGGGGCTCGAGGTAGAGCCCTGGGTGCAACCCCTTGGGCAGGGGCCACTCCAGCCCCCCATGCACCACGTAGAAGCGGAGACGGTCCAACCATCCCCGCTCCCCCAAGAGCCGCAGGGCCAGGTAGGCGGTGGCCCGATGGTCCACGTGGGCGTCCTCTGGGGCTGGAGCCAGGACCAGCCCGGGCTGTACCCGGTCCAGAACCCGCCCCAGGTCTTCCTCCCAAGCCCTGCCCGTGTAGGGAGCCCCAGGGGTGAGGGTCCCCGGGTAGGCCACCCGGTCCAAGCCGGTGGCCGGGGAGCGGTAGGGGGTGTAAAAGTTCTCCAGGAAGAGGTGCAAAAGCCCCCGGTCCGGATAGCCCAGGAAGTAAAGGTGGTCCTCCGGTACCCCCAGGGTGCGGGCCGCGGCCTTGGCCTCCTCCCGGCGGCGGATCGCCAGCCGCCGCAGATCTTCGGGCCTCGGCCGTAGGGTGCGGTCCAGCAGGGCCGCGTCCCACTGGAACCCATCCCCCAGGGTCATCCAGGCGATGTAGACCGCCCCGCCTGCCGCCAAAACCCGCTGGATGAGCCCGCCCGCCGCCAGCGCCTCATCGTCCGGATGAGGGGCCAGCACCAAAAGGCGCACCTTCAGGGGACCCGGGTAGGCGGGCAACGACCCCACCTTCCCCCGGTAATACCAGGCGTAGGCGTGCTGGAAAAGCCCGGGGGCATTCAAAAGGATGGCCCCGGCACCAAGGAGCAGGAATACCCCCCAAAGGAGCCCTCGCCAAGCCACCTCTCCATCCTACGCCCCCGGCGGCACCTGGTAGAATGCGCCTGGGGCTTTGACAGCCTTCCCCAAGGGAAATCCTCTATGACCTTCCCCCGGATGGCAGGGTTCAACCGCTACGACCTCCTGGCCTTGGTCTTGACCTTGGCCCTGCTGGCCCTGCTTCTCCGGGCCTCGGCGGAGGTGGCCGGGCCTTTTGCCCCTGCCGCCATCTCCCTAGACCCAGCCCAGCTGCCCGAGTACGCCCTGCGCACCGCCTTCCGCATGGGGCTGGCCCTCCTCCTCTCCTTGGCCTTTACCCTGGCCTACGCCCCCCTGGCGGCCAAGACCCGGCTGGAACCCTTTCTGGTATCCCTCCTGGACATCCTGCAGTCCGTCCCCATCCTGGGCTTTTTGGCGGCCACCGCGGGCGCTTTCGCCGGCCTTTTTCCCGGTCGGGCCCTGGGCTATGAGCTGGCCGCGGTCTTCGCCGTCTTCACCTCCCAGGCCTGGAACATGGCCTTTAGCTTCTACCAGTCCCTGAAGACCCTGCCCAAGGAGCTGGTGGAGGTGGCCGTCGCCTTCCGCCTTACCCCCTGGCAACGCTTTTTGCGCCTAGAACTCCCCTACGCCCTGCCCGGCCTGGTGTGGAACGCCATGATGTCCATGTCCGGGGGGTGGTTCTTTGTGGTGGCCGCGGAGGCCATCGCCGTGGGCAAGACCCAGGTGGCCCTCCCAGGCATCGGCTCCTACATGGCCGCGGCCATCGCCCAGGGGGACGGGCGAGCTCTCCTGTACGCCACCTTGAGCATGCTCCTGGTGATCCTCCTCTACGACCAGCTCCTCTTCCGTCCCCTGGTGGCCTGGAGCGAGCGCTTCAAGTACGAGGAGCGCCCAGG encodes:
- a CDS encoding DUF421 domain-containing protein, which produces MQALGNVLGDPAAWLLTLVRVGVVYLVLLLFLRWSGKRVLGQMTPLDLLTLLLLANAVQNAMVGPDQSLVGGLLGAGLLLLLDRLFSQRPLRRAFLGEPTLLVHEGKPLWENLRREGVDLDELQAALREHGVARLEEVLTAVLEVDGTISVVPRNHQTPKRVRHVRSSRNR
- a CDS encoding PIG-L deacetylase family protein, producing the protein MAWRGLLWGVFLLLGAGAILLNAPGLFQHAYAWYYRGKVGSLPAYPGPLKVRLLVLAPHPDDEALAAGGLIQRVLAAGGAVYIAWMTLGDGFQWDAALLDRTLRPRPEDLRRLAIRRREEAKAAARTLGVPEDHLYFLGYPDRGLLHLFLENFYTPYRSPATGLDRVAYPGTLTPGAPYTGRAWEEDLGRVLDRVQPGLVLAPAPEDAHVDHRATAYLALRLLGERGWLDRLRFYVVHGGLEWPLPKGLHPGLYLEPPPRGRHLAWQRLDLTPEETRVKLQALEAHRSQMEILGRFMEAFVRKNELFAPALGLGGDR